A single window of Nicotiana sylvestris chromosome 5, ASM39365v2, whole genome shotgun sequence DNA harbors:
- the LOC138869645 gene encoding uncharacterized protein: MKAQGLADHLVESTVDEEYEPLKTYFPDEKVIHIDESEPVGEPGWKLFFDGAANMKGIGIGVVLISETGHHYPVTAQLCFYCTKNMAEYEACILSLSLAAGMGVQEVLVLGYSDLLVHQIQGEWETKDLKLIPYR; this comes from the coding sequence atgaaagcccagggattggccgaccatttggtcGAGAGtacagtggatgaagaatacgagccattgaagacttacttccctgatgaaaaGGTAATTCACATTGATGAGTCGGAACCAGTTggagagccaggttggaaacttttctttgatggagctgctaacatgaaaggcatcgGGATAGGGgttgtacttatttctgaaacagggcatcactaccctgttacagctcagctttgTTTCTATTGCActaaaaacatggctgagtacgaggcatgcattctgagTTTGAGCTTGGCTGCCggcatgggtgtccaggaagtcttggtcttgggatactcggaccttctggtgcaccagatccaaggggaatgggaaacaaaGGATTTAAAACTTATACCGTACCGgtaa